A genomic stretch from Oncorhynchus tshawytscha isolate Ot180627B linkage group LG07, Otsh_v2.0, whole genome shotgun sequence includes:
- the LOC112254470 gene encoding eukaryotic translation initiation factor 4 gamma 3 isoform X5: MSLPTKIVPKPATVAVSGPGTVPSPSSQLRATLTSVSLPPGAPGAPQSNAVPPPQIFLNMTRPRIPRVQPSLDDRIFPTQPGVTAVYSVPRHPGPPYTAHDITKGHPNLAGTPPGHAHSPALSQVSVPTASPYRYPKGWEAGGGSPYTTGQNAGSTPLVYSPQTQQMNAQPQSRPSSMPSPSPSPPVIWNHQFATGPRPTHHQGGFRPIQFFQRAQMQTARPTIPTNTSSLRPGSQNPTAAVYPPNQPTMMMMAPMPFPSPQAAQYYIPQYRHSTPYVGPPQPFSVQPPGSGTFYPGPGPGEYPAQYAPGPQFYPGQQVYPPSPPIIVPTPQQPPPAKREKKPSSQIRIRDPNQGGRDITEEIMAGGTGSRNPTPPVGRPSSTPTPPQFLWPHPHYPHIFYLKSQQQQPSGSQTPEQGQGQAHPAYSLEPPKQQQPTPGAADSKPGPVYDKPKLEPVIRKPSSPGIGQPEPSMAWREASAPVTAPSPPVEKELPSPAPVMVAPIPAPRPVASPNPIEQPSAVEPATPTPSAAEPKTLPPTTHSQTPNTVEPLPEAPHTLAASPTLTPKALNGHADTGAELDTQAQEASPQDPSPSPPQPQASTPAFREDCSEAVPSEVRAEIPPAVTGSIAPITVVPVTLTSKPAPAFPAPPPGLPPLVQATAEASKPADTKDVPLKAGTEAFITPDNKPEPQLQALSRKSPTTGCQAAPDAPKTWKKPNEESPVGDAQQRETEEELKPLEEAAGDQALPPTRSCSTSPPPSVAPSALEAEERPPAPEENGEAEPMRNGAGHTSETESSDSGATPGDNEGSTGPPPDLFQEDLETNGKRQYKRDFLLGFQFMAACTQKPDGLPQISDVVLDKINQNKLPTRAVESRVISRGPDFTPAFADFGRQMSGGRGGAAQMMNMGGGARRPPPRKIILNVSANEEVQLKKAENAWKPGMKRAGPSDDPEVITTQELFRKVRSILNKLTPQMFNQLMKQVTDLTIDTEERLKGVIDLVFEKAIDEPGFSVAYGNMCRCLTTLKVPMTDKPGTTVNFRKLLLNRCQKEFERDKVDDVVFERKQKELDSAQSSDQERLRLELEEAKDKARRRSIGNIKFIGELFKLKMLTEAIMHDCVVKLLKNHDEESLECLCRLLTTIGKDLDFEKAKPRMDQYFNQMEKIVKERKTSSRIRFMLQDVIDLRLHNWVSRRADQGPKTIEQIHKEAKIEEQEEQRKVHQQLLSKDTKRRPEQQQQQREQQREQQREQRVQQRDETWNTVPMTKNSRTIDPTKIPKISKPQMDEKIQLGPRASLNWMKGSSGGAKASDSELSRSGGGGASLNRYSALQSTQSHQTTPPAQNLEYDTRRTLGSRSSAGRERSEKPLSPAPSRPGSFVRGGSAKELLESPALSPEEPRRELESPSVSEDKTEPERSSAREPVKAEPVVAQSPDRPALSEEEMERKSRAIIDEFLHINDYKEAVQCVDELDMSSQLHVFVRVGVESTLERSQITRDHMGKLLFQLVQQDILARSQFFKGFADTLELADDMAIDIPHIWLYLAELLSPVLRDRGFSMRELFSELSKPLLPVGRAGILFSEILRILCKQMSHRKVGTLWRESGLSWSDFLPEGEDVQDFISEQKLQFTEADCSSHEAALATTALSLVVLNQQLERLLLEDMASDEQIFDWVEANLDESQMSSSQFLRALMTAVCKAAVKDESASCRVDVAIIQRRLPVLLKYLNSDTERQLQALYALQALIVTLDQPPNLLRMFFDCLYDEDVISEDAFYKWETSKDPAEELGKGVALKSVTAFFTWLREAEEESEDN; encoded by the exons GTACCGAGGCACCCTGGTCCTCCCTACACGGCTCATGACATCACAAAGGGACACCCTAACTTGGCGGGCACACCGCCAGGGCATGCCCACTCACCGGCGCTCTCTCAGGTATCAGTACCCACAGCTTCCCCATATCGCTACCCTAAGGGCTGGGAGGCAGGCGGAGGG TCTCCATACACCACTGGACAGAATGCTGGCTCCACACCTCTAGTGTATTCTCCTCAGACCCAGCAAATGAATGCACAGCCACAGAGTCGCCCG TCATCCatgcccagccccagccccagcccccctGTCATATGGAACCACCAG TTTGCGACGGGCCCTCGACCAACCCACCATCAG GGAGGATTCAGGCCCATCCAG TTTTTCCAGAGGGCTCAGATGCAGACAGCGCGGCCAACCATCCCCACCAACACTTCATCTCTGCGGCCCGGCTCTCAGAACCCCACAGCGGCGGTATACCCCCCCAACCAGCCCACCATGATGATGATGGCCCCCATGCCCTTCCCCTCCCCACAGGCTGCCCAGTACTACATCCCACAG TATCGCCACAGTACGCCCTATGTGGGGCCGCCCCAGCCGTTTTCAGTGCAGCCGCCGGGGTCTGGCACCTTCTATCCTGGCCCTGGGCCGGGGGAGTACCCTGCTCAGTATG CTCCCGGACCTCAATTCTATCCAGGACAGCAGGTGTACCCCCCCTCACCCCCCATCATAGTGCCTACACCGCAGCAACCTCCACCAGCCAAGCGTGAGAAGAAACCA TCCTCCCAGATCCGTATCCGTGACCCCAATCAGGGAGGCAGGGACATCACAGAGGAGATCATGGCAGGGGGCACAGGGAGCCGGAATCCAACTCCCCCTGTCGGACgaccctcctccacccccacccctccgcAG TTTTTATGGCCGCACCCTCATTATCCTCACATTTTCTACCTCAAATCGCAGCAGCAGCAGCCGAGCGGCAGCCAGACTCCGGAGCAGGGCCAAGGCCAGGCCCACCCTGCCTACAGCCTGGAGCCCCCCAAACAGCAGCAGCCCACGCCTGGGGCTGCAGACAGCAAACCAGGGCCAG TATATGATAAGCCAAAATTGGAGCCGGTTATCCGGAAGCCTTCCTCTCCCGGGATTGGACAACCAGAACCTTCTATGGCGTGGCGAGAGGCCAGTGCACCTGTAACTGCCCCATCTCCCCCTGTAGAAAAAGAGCTTCCCTCTCCTGCCCCAGTGATGGTGGCGCCCATCCCTGCCCCTCGTCCTGTTGCCAGCCCCAACCCCATTGAGCAGCCCTCTGCAGTGGAGCCTGCTACTCCCACTCCCTCTGCAGCTGAGCCCAAGACCCTGCCTCCCACGACTCATTCCCAGACCCCAAACACAGTGGAGCCTCTTCCAGAAGCCCCACACACCCTGGCTGCTTCCCCCACCCTAACCCCAAAAGCTTTGAATGGCCATGCTGAcactggggctgagctggacACCCAGGCACAAGAGGCCTCCCCCCAagatccctctccctccccaccccagCCCCAGGCTTCAACCCCGGCATTCAGAGAAGACTGTAGTGAGGCTGTGCCCAGTGAGGTGAGAGCAGAGATCCCCCCTGCTGTCACAGGCTCTATCGCACCCATCACTGTAGTGCCAGTCACTCTGACCTCCAAACCTGCGCCTGCTTTTCCAGCACCTCCCCCTGGCCTTCCACCACTAGTGCAGGCCACAGCGGAGGCCAGCAAGCCCGCTGACACTAAAGACGTCCCtctcaaagcagggacagaggcATTCATAACACCAGACAACAAGCCTGAACCACAGCTACAAGCCCTCTCCAGAAAGAGTCCCACTACAG GATGTCAGGCTGCTCCTGATGCACCAAAGACCTGGAAGAAACCAAATGAAGAGAGTCCTGTTGGAGATGCCCAACAGAGGGAGACTGAG gagGAGCTCAAGCCTTTGGAAGAGGCTGCTGGAGACCAGGCCCTGCCACCCACCAGGAGCTGCAgcacctctcccccaccctcaGTAGCTCCCTCAGCcctggaggcagaggagaggcccCCAGCCCCTGAGGAAAACGGGGAGGCTGAGCCCATGAGGAACGGAGCAGGACACACCTCGGAGACTGAGAGCAGTGACAGCGGGGCCACCCCTGGGGACAATGAGGGCTCCACAGGACCACCCCCAGACCTCTTCCAGGAAG ATCTGGAGACTAATGGGAAGCGTCAATACAAACGGGACTTCCTGCTGGGCTTTCAGTTCATGGCTGCCTGTACACAGAAGCCAGACGGGCTGCCTCAGATCAGTGATGTTGTGCTGGACAAG ATAAACCAAAACAAGCTGCCAACCCGGGCGGTAGAATCCAGGGTGATCTCCCGAGGCCCTGACTTCACACCGGCCTTTGCTGACTTTGGCAGACAGATGAGTGGAGGACGCGGCGGAGCTGCA CAGATGATGAACATGGGGGGGGGTGCCCGGCGGCCCCCGCCCAGGAAGATTATCCTGAACGTGTCAGCGAATGAAGAGGTGCAACTGAAGAAGGCTGAGAATGCCTGGAAACCCGGCATGAAGAGGGCGGGGCCATCAGATGACCCTGAGGTCATTACAACACAG GAGCTCTTCCGGAAGGTGCGCAGTATCCTCAACAAACTGACGCCTCAGATGTTCAACCAGCTGATGAAGCAGGTGACCGACCTCACCATCGACACGGAGGAGCGCCTCAAGGGCGTCATCGACCTGGTCTTTGAGAAGGCCATCGACGAGCCCGGCTTCTCTGTGGCCTACGGGAACATGTGTCGCTGCCTCACCACG CTCAAAGTGCCCATGACGGACAAACCCGGAACCACAGTGAACTTCCGCAAACTGCTGCTCAACCGTTGTCAGAAGGAGTTTGAGCGGGACAAGGTGGATGATGTGGTGTTTGAAAGGAAACAGAAGGAACTTGACTCTGCACAG TCCAGTGATCAAGAGAGACTACGGTTAGAGCTGGAGGAGGCCAAGGACAAGGCCCGCCGGCGCTCCATAGGGAACATCAAGTTCATCGGGGAGCTGTTCAAGCTCAAGATGCTGACAGAGGCCATCATGCACGACTGCGTGGTCAAGCTGCTGAAGAACCATGACGAGGAATCGCTGGAGTGCCTTTGCAGGCTGCTCACCACAATCGGCAAGGACCTGGACTTTGAGAAGGCCAAG CCTCGCATGGATCAGTATTTCAACCAGATGGAGAAAATTGTTAAGGAGCGGAAGACATCGTCTCGGATACGGTTTATGCTGCAGGACGTGATAGACCTCCGATtg CACAACTGGGTGTCCAGGAGAGCTGACCAGGGCCCTAAGACCATTGAGCAGATCCACAAAGAGGCCAAGattgaggagcaggaggagcagaggaagGTGCACCAGCAGCTGCTCTCCAAGGACACCAAGAGAAGGCCAG agcaacaacagcagcagagagaacagcaaagggagcagcagagggagcagcgTGTGCAACAGAGAGACGAGACCTGGAACACTGTGCCCATGACCAAGAACAGCAGGACAATCGACCCCACCAAGATCCCCAAGATCTCCAAG CCTCAGATGGATGAGAAGATCCAACTAGGACCACGAGCCTCACTCAACTGGATGAAGGGCAGCAGCGGAGGGGCCAAGGCCAGTGACTCCG AATTATCCcggtctggtggtggtggtgccagTTTAAACCGGTACTCTGCACTCCAATCCACTCAATCTCATCAAACCACCCCACCGGCACAGAACCTAGAGTATGACACTAGAAGAACCTTGGGCAG TCGAAGCAGTGCAGGGAGAGAGCGAAGTGAGAAGCCCCTGAGCCCAGCTCCGTCGAGGCCCGGTTCCTTCGTCCGAGGCGGGAGTGCCAAGGAGCTTCTGGAGAGCCCAGCCCTGAGCCCTGAGGAGCCCCGCAGAGAGCTGGAGAGCCCCAGCGTAAGCGAGGACAAGACTGAGCCAGAGCGCAGCAGTGCCAGGGAGCCTG TGAAAGCAGAGCCTGTGGTGGCCCAGTCTCCAGACAGACCTGCCCTCtctgaggaggagatggagaggaagtcCAGAGCTATCATTGACGAGTTCTTGCACATCAACGATTATAAG GAGGCTGTACAGTGTGTGGATGAGCTGGACATGTCCTCTCAGCTccatgtgtttgtgcgtgtgggGGTGGAGTCCACTCTGGAGCGCAGTCAGATCACACGGGACCACATGGGCAAGCTCCTCTTCCAGTTGGTGCAGCAGGACATCCTGGCCAGGTCCCAATTCTTCAAAGG GTTTGCTGACACCCTTGAGCTGGCGGATGACATGGCCATTGACATTCCCCATATCTGGCTGTATCTGGCCGAGCTGCTCAGCCCTGTGCTGAGAGACAGGGGCTTCTCTATGAGAGAGCTCTTTAG TGAATTAAGCAAACCTTTACTTCCTGTGGGAAGAGCTGGGATCTTATTTTCTGAAATACTGCGCATACTATGCAAACAAATG AGCCATAGGAAAGTGGGCACCTTGTGGAGAGAGTCGGGCCTCAGCTGGAGTGACTTCTTGCCAGAGGGAGAGGATGTCCAGGATTTCATCTCAGAGCAG AAGCTCCAGTTCACTGAGGCGGACTGCTCCAGCCATGAGGCAGCCCTCGCCACGACAGCACTGTCCCTTGTGGTGCTCAACCAGCAGCTAGAGAGACTGCTGCTGGAGGACATGGCCAGTGATGAGCAGATCTTTGACTGGGTAGAG GCAAATCTAGATGAATCTCAGATGAGCTCGTCTCAGTTCCTGAGAGCTCTGATGACGGCTGTGTGTAAGGCAGCGGTGAAAG ATGAAAGTGCTTCCTGTCGAGTGGACGTAGCCATCATTCAGAGGAGATTGCCCGTATTACTCAAGTACCTTAACTCAGACACTGAGCGACAGCTTCAAGCACTTTATGCACTGCAGGCGCTGATAGTCACTTTGGATCAGCCTCCTA acCTGCTCCGGATGTTCTTTGATTGTCTGTATGATGAGGACGTCATCTCGGAGGACGCTTTTTACAAGTGGGAGACCAGCAAAGACCCAGCAGAGGAGCTGGGCAAAGGTGTGGCTCTCAagtctgtaacggctttcttcacCTGGCTGAGGGAAGCCGAGGAGGAGTCAGAGGATAATTGA
- the LOC112254470 gene encoding eukaryotic translation initiation factor 4 gamma 3 isoform X6, translated as MSLPTKIVPKPATVAVSGPGTVPSPSSQLRATLTSVSLPPGAPGAPQSNAVPPPQIPRVQPSLDDRIFPTQPGVTAVYSVPRHPGPPYTAHDITKGHPNLAGTPPGHAHSPALSQVSVPTASPYRYPKGWEAGGGSPYTTGQNAGSTPLVYSPQTQQMNAQPQSRPSSMPSPSPSPPVIWNHQFATGPRPTHHQGGFRPIQFFQRAQMQTARPTIPTNTSSLRPGSQNPTAAVYPPNQPTMMMMAPMPFPSPQAAQYYIPQYRHSTPYVGPPQPFSVQPPGSGTFYPGPGPGEYPAQYAPGPQFYPGQQVYPPSPPIIVPTPQQPPPAKREKKPSSQIRIRDPNQGGRDITEEIMAGGTGSRNPTPPVGRPSSTPTPPQFLWPHPHYPHIFYLKSQQQQPSGSQTPEQGQGQAHPAYSLEPPKQQQPTPGAADSKPGPVYDKPKLEPVIRKPSSPGIGQPEPSMAWREASAPVTAPSPPVEKELPSPAPVMVAPIPAPRPVASPNPIEQPSAVEPATPTPSAAEPKTLPPTTHSQTPNTVEPLPEAPHTLAASPTLTPKALNGHADTGAELDTQAQEASPQDPSPSPPQPQASTPAFREDCSEAVPSEVRAEIPPAVTGSIAPITVVPVTLTSKPAPAFPAPPPGLPPLVQATAEASKPADTKDVPLKAGTEAFITPDNKPEPQLQALSRKSPTTGCQAAPDAPKTWKKPNEESPVGDAQQRETEEELKPLEEAAGDQALPPTRSCSTSPPPSVAPSALEAEERPPAPEENGEAEPMRNGAGHTSETESSDSGATPGDNEGSTGPPPDLFQEDLETNGKRQYKRDFLLGFQFMAACTQKPDGLPQISDVVLDKINQNKLPTRAVESRVISRGPDFTPAFADFGRQMSGGRGGAAVSHTHSQAHQMMNMGGGARRPPPRKIILNVSANEEVQLKKAENAWKPGMKRAGPSDDPEVITTQELFRKVRSILNKLTPQMFNQLMKQVTDLTIDTEERLKGVIDLVFEKAIDEPGFSVAYGNMCRCLTTLKVPMTDKPGTTVNFRKLLLNRCQKEFERDKVDDVVFERKQKELDSAQSSDQERLRLELEEAKDKARRRSIGNIKFIGELFKLKMLTEAIMHDCVVKLLKNHDEESLECLCRLLTTIGKDLDFEKAKPRMDQYFNQMEKIVKERKTSSRIRFMLQDVIDLRLHNWVSRRADQGPKTIEQIHKEAKIEEQEEQRKVHQQLLSKDTKRRPEQQQQQREQQREQQREQRVQQRDETWNTVPMTKNSRTIDPTKIPKISKPQMDEKIQLGPRASLNWMKGSSGGAKASDSELSRSGGGGASLNRYSALQSTQSHQTTPPAQNLEYDTRRTLGSRSSAGRERSEKPLSPAPSRPGSFVRGGSAKELLESPALSPEEPRRELESPSVSEDKTEPERSSAREPVKAEPVVAQSPDRPALSEEEMERKSRAIIDEFLHINDYKEAVQCVDELDMSSQLHVFVRVGVESTLERSQITRDHMGKLLFQLVQQDILARSQFFKGFADTLELADDMAIDIPHIWLYLAELLSPVLRDRGFSMRELFSELSKPLLPVGRAGILFSEILRILCKQMSHRKVGTLWRESGLSWSDFLPEGEDVQDFISEQKLQFTEADCSSHEAALATTALSLVVLNQQLERLLLEDMASDEQIFDWVEANLDESQMSSSQFLRALMTAVCKAAVKDESASCRVDVAIIQRRLPVLLKYLNSDTERQLQALYALQALIVTLDQPPNLLRMFFDCLYDEDVISEDAFYKWETSKDPAEELGKGVALKSVTAFFTWLREAEEESEDN; from the exons GTACCGAGGCACCCTGGTCCTCCCTACACGGCTCATGACATCACAAAGGGACACCCTAACTTGGCGGGCACACCGCCAGGGCATGCCCACTCACCGGCGCTCTCTCAGGTATCAGTACCCACAGCTTCCCCATATCGCTACCCTAAGGGCTGGGAGGCAGGCGGAGGG TCTCCATACACCACTGGACAGAATGCTGGCTCCACACCTCTAGTGTATTCTCCTCAGACCCAGCAAATGAATGCACAGCCACAGAGTCGCCCG TCATCCatgcccagccccagccccagcccccctGTCATATGGAACCACCAG TTTGCGACGGGCCCTCGACCAACCCACCATCAG GGAGGATTCAGGCCCATCCAG TTTTTCCAGAGGGCTCAGATGCAGACAGCGCGGCCAACCATCCCCACCAACACTTCATCTCTGCGGCCCGGCTCTCAGAACCCCACAGCGGCGGTATACCCCCCCAACCAGCCCACCATGATGATGATGGCCCCCATGCCCTTCCCCTCCCCACAGGCTGCCCAGTACTACATCCCACAG TATCGCCACAGTACGCCCTATGTGGGGCCGCCCCAGCCGTTTTCAGTGCAGCCGCCGGGGTCTGGCACCTTCTATCCTGGCCCTGGGCCGGGGGAGTACCCTGCTCAGTATG CTCCCGGACCTCAATTCTATCCAGGACAGCAGGTGTACCCCCCCTCACCCCCCATCATAGTGCCTACACCGCAGCAACCTCCACCAGCCAAGCGTGAGAAGAAACCA TCCTCCCAGATCCGTATCCGTGACCCCAATCAGGGAGGCAGGGACATCACAGAGGAGATCATGGCAGGGGGCACAGGGAGCCGGAATCCAACTCCCCCTGTCGGACgaccctcctccacccccacccctccgcAG TTTTTATGGCCGCACCCTCATTATCCTCACATTTTCTACCTCAAATCGCAGCAGCAGCAGCCGAGCGGCAGCCAGACTCCGGAGCAGGGCCAAGGCCAGGCCCACCCTGCCTACAGCCTGGAGCCCCCCAAACAGCAGCAGCCCACGCCTGGGGCTGCAGACAGCAAACCAGGGCCAG TATATGATAAGCCAAAATTGGAGCCGGTTATCCGGAAGCCTTCCTCTCCCGGGATTGGACAACCAGAACCTTCTATGGCGTGGCGAGAGGCCAGTGCACCTGTAACTGCCCCATCTCCCCCTGTAGAAAAAGAGCTTCCCTCTCCTGCCCCAGTGATGGTGGCGCCCATCCCTGCCCCTCGTCCTGTTGCCAGCCCCAACCCCATTGAGCAGCCCTCTGCAGTGGAGCCTGCTACTCCCACTCCCTCTGCAGCTGAGCCCAAGACCCTGCCTCCCACGACTCATTCCCAGACCCCAAACACAGTGGAGCCTCTTCCAGAAGCCCCACACACCCTGGCTGCTTCCCCCACCCTAACCCCAAAAGCTTTGAATGGCCATGCTGAcactggggctgagctggacACCCAGGCACAAGAGGCCTCCCCCCAagatccctctccctccccaccccagCCCCAGGCTTCAACCCCGGCATTCAGAGAAGACTGTAGTGAGGCTGTGCCCAGTGAGGTGAGAGCAGAGATCCCCCCTGCTGTCACAGGCTCTATCGCACCCATCACTGTAGTGCCAGTCACTCTGACCTCCAAACCTGCGCCTGCTTTTCCAGCACCTCCCCCTGGCCTTCCACCACTAGTGCAGGCCACAGCGGAGGCCAGCAAGCCCGCTGACACTAAAGACGTCCCtctcaaagcagggacagaggcATTCATAACACCAGACAACAAGCCTGAACCACAGCTACAAGCCCTCTCCAGAAAGAGTCCCACTACAG GATGTCAGGCTGCTCCTGATGCACCAAAGACCTGGAAGAAACCAAATGAAGAGAGTCCTGTTGGAGATGCCCAACAGAGGGAGACTGAG gagGAGCTCAAGCCTTTGGAAGAGGCTGCTGGAGACCAGGCCCTGCCACCCACCAGGAGCTGCAgcacctctcccccaccctcaGTAGCTCCCTCAGCcctggaggcagaggagaggcccCCAGCCCCTGAGGAAAACGGGGAGGCTGAGCCCATGAGGAACGGAGCAGGACACACCTCGGAGACTGAGAGCAGTGACAGCGGGGCCACCCCTGGGGACAATGAGGGCTCCACAGGACCACCCCCAGACCTCTTCCAGGAAG ATCTGGAGACTAATGGGAAGCGTCAATACAAACGGGACTTCCTGCTGGGCTTTCAGTTCATGGCTGCCTGTACACAGAAGCCAGACGGGCTGCCTCAGATCAGTGATGTTGTGCTGGACAAG ATAAACCAAAACAAGCTGCCAACCCGGGCGGTAGAATCCAGGGTGATCTCCCGAGGCCCTGACTTCACACCGGCCTTTGCTGACTTTGGCAGACAGATGAGTGGAGGACGCGGCGGAGCTGCAGTGAGTCACACTCACTCCCAGGCTCAC CAGATGATGAACATGGGGGGGGGTGCCCGGCGGCCCCCGCCCAGGAAGATTATCCTGAACGTGTCAGCGAATGAAGAGGTGCAACTGAAGAAGGCTGAGAATGCCTGGAAACCCGGCATGAAGAGGGCGGGGCCATCAGATGACCCTGAGGTCATTACAACACAG GAGCTCTTCCGGAAGGTGCGCAGTATCCTCAACAAACTGACGCCTCAGATGTTCAACCAGCTGATGAAGCAGGTGACCGACCTCACCATCGACACGGAGGAGCGCCTCAAGGGCGTCATCGACCTGGTCTTTGAGAAGGCCATCGACGAGCCCGGCTTCTCTGTGGCCTACGGGAACATGTGTCGCTGCCTCACCACG CTCAAAGTGCCCATGACGGACAAACCCGGAACCACAGTGAACTTCCGCAAACTGCTGCTCAACCGTTGTCAGAAGGAGTTTGAGCGGGACAAGGTGGATGATGTGGTGTTTGAAAGGAAACAGAAGGAACTTGACTCTGCACAG TCCAGTGATCAAGAGAGACTACGGTTAGAGCTGGAGGAGGCCAAGGACAAGGCCCGCCGGCGCTCCATAGGGAACATCAAGTTCATCGGGGAGCTGTTCAAGCTCAAGATGCTGACAGAGGCCATCATGCACGACTGCGTGGTCAAGCTGCTGAAGAACCATGACGAGGAATCGCTGGAGTGCCTTTGCAGGCTGCTCACCACAATCGGCAAGGACCTGGACTTTGAGAAGGCCAAG CCTCGCATGGATCAGTATTTCAACCAGATGGAGAAAATTGTTAAGGAGCGGAAGACATCGTCTCGGATACGGTTTATGCTGCAGGACGTGATAGACCTCCGATtg CACAACTGGGTGTCCAGGAGAGCTGACCAGGGCCCTAAGACCATTGAGCAGATCCACAAAGAGGCCAAGattgaggagcaggaggagcagaggaagGTGCACCAGCAGCTGCTCTCCAAGGACACCAAGAGAAGGCCAG agcaacaacagcagcagagagaacagcaaagggagcagcagagggagcagcgTGTGCAACAGAGAGACGAGACCTGGAACACTGTGCCCATGACCAAGAACAGCAGGACAATCGACCCCACCAAGATCCCCAAGATCTCCAAG CCTCAGATGGATGAGAAGATCCAACTAGGACCACGAGCCTCACTCAACTGGATGAAGGGCAGCAGCGGAGGGGCCAAGGCCAGTGACTCCG AATTATCCcggtctggtggtggtggtgccagTTTAAACCGGTACTCTGCACTCCAATCCACTCAATCTCATCAAACCACCCCACCGGCACAGAACCTAGAGTATGACACTAGAAGAACCTTGGGCAG TCGAAGCAGTGCAGGGAGAGAGCGAAGTGAGAAGCCCCTGAGCCCAGCTCCGTCGAGGCCCGGTTCCTTCGTCCGAGGCGGGAGTGCCAAGGAGCTTCTGGAGAGCCCAGCCCTGAGCCCTGAGGAGCCCCGCAGAGAGCTGGAGAGCCCCAGCGTAAGCGAGGACAAGACTGAGCCAGAGCGCAGCAGTGCCAGGGAGCCTG TGAAAGCAGAGCCTGTGGTGGCCCAGTCTCCAGACAGACCTGCCCTCtctgaggaggagatggagaggaagtcCAGAGCTATCATTGACGAGTTCTTGCACATCAACGATTATAAG GAGGCTGTACAGTGTGTGGATGAGCTGGACATGTCCTCTCAGCTccatgtgtttgtgcgtgtgggGGTGGAGTCCACTCTGGAGCGCAGTCAGATCACACGGGACCACATGGGCAAGCTCCTCTTCCAGTTGGTGCAGCAGGACATCCTGGCCAGGTCCCAATTCTTCAAAGG GTTTGCTGACACCCTTGAGCTGGCGGATGACATGGCCATTGACATTCCCCATATCTGGCTGTATCTGGCCGAGCTGCTCAGCCCTGTGCTGAGAGACAGGGGCTTCTCTATGAGAGAGCTCTTTAG TGAATTAAGCAAACCTTTACTTCCTGTGGGAAGAGCTGGGATCTTATTTTCTGAAATACTGCGCATACTATGCAAACAAATG AGCCATAGGAAAGTGGGCACCTTGTGGAGAGAGTCGGGCCTCAGCTGGAGTGACTTCTTGCCAGAGGGAGAGGATGTCCAGGATTTCATCTCAGAGCAG AAGCTCCAGTTCACTGAGGCGGACTGCTCCAGCCATGAGGCAGCCCTCGCCACGACAGCACTGTCCCTTGTGGTGCTCAACCAGCAGCTAGAGAGACTGCTGCTGGAGGACATGGCCAGTGATGAGCAGATCTTTGACTGGGTAGAG GCAAATCTAGATGAATCTCAGATGAGCTCGTCTCAGTTCCTGAGAGCTCTGATGACGGCTGTGTGTAAGGCAGCGGTGAAAG ATGAAAGTGCTTCCTGTCGAGTGGACGTAGCCATCATTCAGAGGAGATTGCCCGTATTACTCAAGTACCTTAACTCAGACACTGAGCGACAGCTTCAAGCACTTTATGCACTGCAGGCGCTGATAGTCACTTTGGATCAGCCTCCTA acCTGCTCCGGATGTTCTTTGATTGTCTGTATGATGAGGACGTCATCTCGGAGGACGCTTTTTACAAGTGGGAGACCAGCAAAGACCCAGCAGAGGAGCTGGGCAAAGGTGTGGCTCTCAagtctgtaacggctttcttcacCTGGCTGAGGGAAGCCGAGGAGGAGTCAGAGGATAATTGA